CGAGGTCCGGCGAGCCACGTCGTTGTGGGCCATCGGAGTCTCCTTCCGAGGTCGGAGCAGTCGGTGCGGTTGCTGGTCGACGGTACGGGCCGACGCGCGGACGGCCCGGAAGCGGTCCTCCCGGCGGGGCCGGTGATCGCTCCGGGGAAGGTTCTCACGCCGGGAACACGCCGTCGATAGTCAGCTCGTCATACCCGTCCCAGCGCACCGTCATGCGGTCCCCGACCACCTCCGCCCGGCCCAGCACCCGCTCCACCCGCCGCCCCGCCGCCACCGCCGTCGCCTCGGCCGCGGTGCGCAGCGGCAGCAGCTCGCGCAGCACCGTGACGGTCGGCGGCAGCATGCCGAACTCGCCCGCCTCGAACCCGGCCACCGCCTCGGCGGGGGTCAGCCAGGCGACCCGGTCGGCCTCGCCGACGGTGTCCGCGGCGGCCTGCCCGGGCGGCAGCGCGGCGACGAAGAACCAGGCGTCGAAGCGGCGCTCCTCGAACTCCGGGGTCACCCAGCGCGCCCAGGGCGCCAGCAGGTCGCTGCGCAGCACCAGCCGGTGCGCGGTCAGGAACTCGGCCAGCGAGACCTCGTGCCGCTCCAGCGCGGCCCGCTCGGCCGCCCAGTCCCGGGGCTCGACCAGCGTCCGCCCGTCCGGCCCGGCCAGCAGCACCCCGGCCTCCTCGAAGGTCTCCCGGACGGCCGCGCACAGCACCGCGCAGGCGGTCGGCCCGTCCACCCCGAGCCGCTCGGCCCACCGCTCGACGGACGGCCCGGCCCACGGCGGGCGCACCTCCCGGTCGCGCGGGTCGACCCCGCCGCCCGGGTAGGCGTACATCCCGCCGGCGAAGGCCATGGTGGCCCGCCGCCGCAGCAGGTACGCCTCCGGCCCGGCCGGGCCCTCGCGCAGCAGCACTACGGTGGCGGCGGCCCGGGCCGGGACGGGGGTGAGCTCCCCGGCGGCCAGGGCGCGGATTCGGGCGGGCCAGGACGGCGGCATCTCCAGCATGTTCACGGATGTTAACCGCCGCCGCCCCGCCCCGGAACAACCCGCCGCCGCCCGACGGCCGGGCGCCCGGCACCTCGCCGCCCAGGTGCCCGGCGTCCGGCGCCCCCGCCGCCCGGCACGCGAAGGGCCCGCCACCGCGGAAGCGGTGACGGGCCCCGGCCCGCGCCCGGATCAGTCCCGGACCCGGACCGTCAGCTCGACCTCGACCGGCGCGTCCAGCGGCAGCACCGCCACGCCGACGGCGCTGCGGGCGTGCACGCCGCGCTCGCCGAAGACCTTGCCCAGCAGCTCGCTGGTGCCGTTGACCACGCCGGGCTGCCCGGTGAAGTCGGGGGCGGAGGCCACGAAGCCGACCACCTTGACCACCTGTTCGACCCGGTCCAGGTCACCGACCACCGACTTGACCGCGGCCAGCGCGTTCAGCGCGCAGACCTGCGCCAGCTCCTTGGCGTCCTCCGCGGTGACCTCGGCGCCGACCTTGCCGGTCAGCGGGAGCTTCCCCGCGACGAACGGCAGCTGCCCGGAGGTCAGCACGTGCACGCCGTCGCGCACCGCCGGGACGTACGCGGCGACCGGGGCGGCGACCTCGGGCAGCGTCAGCCCGAGCTCGGCGAGCCTCTGCTCGACCTGGCCCATGACTACTCCTTCTCGCGCTTGAGGTACGCGACCAGCTGCTCCGGGTTCGGCCCGGGGACGACCTGGACGAGCTCCCAGCCGTCCTGGCCCCAGGTGTCGAGGATCTGCTTGGTGGCGTGCACGAGCAGCGGCACGGTGACGTATTCCCACTTGGTCATGGGGGTGACTCTAGCCGCCCGGGCCGGTGTGAGGTGGGACACAAAGCGGGCATGATTCGCCGGGGTGCCCGGGATGCTCCCGGCATCCGGAGCGCTCGCTGGTTACCCTCGCGGTGAGGGGTGCCCCGGGGCCCCGACCGAGAGCGACGGACAGCGACGGACAGCGGCGGACGGAGAGCGGGCGTGGCGGGCACCAGCGGTACGGCGGGGCCGACCGAGCAGGCAGCGCCGCGCGAGCCGGACTGGGAGGGCGTCAGGCTGCACGTGGTCAGCGGCAAGGGCGGCACCGGCAAGACCACGCTGGCCGCCGCGCTGGCCCTGGCCCTGGCCGCCGACGGGCGCCGCACCCTGCTGATCGAGGTGGAGGGCCGGCAGGGCATCGCCGAGCTGTTCCAGATCGCCGCGCTGCCGTACGAGGAGCGCCGGGTGGCCACCGTGACGCCCGCCCAGCTCGGCCTGCCCGGCAAGGGCCACGGCGAGGTGCACGCGCTGGCGATCGACACCGAGCAGGCGCTGCTGGAGTACCTGGACATGTTCTACAAGCTGGGCCGGGCCGGGAAGGCCCTGCAGAAGGTCGGCTTCGTGGACTTCGCCACCACCGTCGCCCCGGGCGTGCGCGACGTGCTGCTCACCGGCAAGGCGTGCGAGGCGGCCCGCCGCAAGGGCCCGGACGGCCGCCGCCGCTACGACGCGGTGGTGATGGACGCCCCGCCGACCGGCCGGCTGACCCGCTTCCTGAACGTCAACTCCGAGGTGGCGGGCCTGGCCCGGATAGGGCCGATCCACTCCCAGGCGCAGGCGGTGATGCGGGTGCTGCGCTCCCCCGAGACGGCGGTGCACTTCACCACCCTGCTGGAGGAGATGCCAGTGCAGGAGACCGTGGACGGGATTGCCGACCTGCGCGAGTCCGGCCTGCCGGTCGGCGGCGTGCTGGTCAACATGGTGCGCCCGCCGATACTGGACGCGGCGGCGGTGGCGGCGGCCGACGGCGACCACCGCGAGGAGGTGGCGCTGGCCCTCGGCGAGGTCGGCCTGGGCGGGCGCTCGCGCAAGCCGGAGACCGTCCGGGCGCACGTCGAGCCGCTGCTCGACCCGCTGCTGGAGCAGGCCAGGGAGCACGCCGAGCGGGTCGAACTGGAACGCGCCCAGCGCGCCGACCTCCAGCAACTGCGGCTCCCCACCTACGAGTTG
This is a stretch of genomic DNA from Kitasatospora fiedleri. It encodes these proteins:
- a CDS encoding NUDIX hydrolase, coding for MLEMPPSWPARIRALAAGELTPVPARAAATVVLLREGPAGPEAYLLRRRATMAFAGGMYAYPGGGVDPRDREVRPPWAGPSVERWAERLGVDGPTACAVLCAAVRETFEEAGVLLAGPDGRTLVEPRDWAAERAALERHEVSLAEFLTAHRLVLRSDLLAPWARWVTPEFEERRFDAWFFVAALPPGQAAADTVGEADRVAWLTPAEAVAGFEAGEFGMLPPTVTVLRELLPLRTAAEATAVAAGRRVERVLGRAEVVGDRMTVRWDGYDELTIDGVFPA
- a CDS encoding RidA family protein, whose amino-acid sequence is MGQVEQRLAELGLTLPEVAAPVAAYVPAVRDGVHVLTSGQLPFVAGKLPLTGKVGAEVTAEDAKELAQVCALNALAAVKSVVGDLDRVEQVVKVVGFVASAPDFTGQPGVVNGTSELLGKVFGERGVHARSAVGVAVLPLDAPVEVELTVRVRD
- a CDS encoding DUF4177 domain-containing protein; this translates as MTKWEYVTVPLLVHATKQILDTWGQDGWELVQVVPGPNPEQLVAYLKREKE
- a CDS encoding ArsA-related P-loop ATPase; translated protein: MHVVSGKGGTGKTTLAAALALALAADGRRTLLIEVEGRQGIAELFQIAALPYEERRVATVTPAQLGLPGKGHGEVHALAIDTEQALLEYLDMFYKLGRAGKALQKVGFVDFATTVAPGVRDVLLTGKACEAARRKGPDGRRRYDAVVMDAPPTGRLTRFLNVNSEVAGLARIGPIHSQAQAVMRVLRSPETAVHFTTLLEEMPVQETVDGIADLRESGLPVGGVLVNMVRPPILDAAAVAAADGDHREEVALALGEVGLGGRSRKPETVRAHVEPLLDPLLEQAREHAERVELERAQRADLQQLRLPTYELPLIGEGMDLAGLYRLAGELKRQGAA